The following are from one region of the Nicotiana tomentosiformis chromosome 7, ASM39032v3, whole genome shotgun sequence genome:
- the LOC138896194 gene encoding uncharacterized protein has translation MNKLPQEGFIPYSFDKKGPIVTHLCNEDDTIHFSSGDLLSLHTMMSKLEAYEKLSGQIVNKRCPIYYGRKKVVYFNNMMAKVFKRLHEWEEKMLSYGGKAVLVKYILQALPLHLLSVLQQKLF, from the exons ATGAACAAACTTCCTCAAGAGGGTTTCATTCCTTACTCATTTGATAAAAAGGGTCCTATAGTTACTCATTTGTGCAATGAAGATGATACTATACATTTTTCATCTGGAGACTTATTGTCATTGCATACGATGATGTCTAAATTAGAGGCATATGAAAAACTTTCAGGGCAAATAGTGAATAAGA GGTGCCCTATCTACTATGGTAGAAAGAAAGTGGTCTACTTCAATAACATGATGGCTAAGGTTTTCAAAAGACTTCATGAATGGGAAGAAAAGATGTTATCATATGGAGGTAAAGCTGTATTGGTGAAATATATTTTACAAGCTCTTCCTCTTCATTTATTGTCTGTACTCCAACAAAAACTGTTTTAG